CTGACTCTCCTGGATTGCTGCCTCCCCAAGGGCGGCGACAGGCCATACCGATTGGTATGTTTCGGGGCCCCCGCCAAGTACCCGGGTCAGCCTCGGAGCCAAAGCCTCACTTTGTGGGGTGATTCTATTGGGGTTCGAAGAAAAGGGAACCATGCAGGCAATGGTTCTCTTTTCTTTTTGCGCGGAATGAGATATATTCAGTAGTGAGTTCAAGAAGTAGGAGGTTGGCATTCTTGAAAAGAATGGCTGTTGTTCTTGCTGCAGGCCAAGGCAAGCGCATGAAATCAAAATTATACAAGGTACTGCACCCTGTCTGCGGGAAACCGATGGTAGGGCATGTGCTGGATACGGTGAAGGCCACCGGCTGTGAGCGTACCGTTGTTGTCGTAGGGCACGGGGCGGAGAAGGTTAAGGCTTATCTCGGCCAGGTTGCTGAATATGTGCTGCAGGAAACACAGCTCGGTACAGGCCATGCCGTCAAGCAGGCCAAGGATCTTCTGGGCAGTGAGGAAGGTACGACGGTTGTGGCTTACGGTGATACACCGCTGATAACCGCAGAGACACTAAAGGGATTGATGGCACTGCATGAAGAGCAGGGCGCTGCTGTTACGGTGCTTACTGCAGTCATGGAAGATCCATCAGGCCTCGGCAGAATTATCCGTAATGAAGACGGTGCTCTGATGAAGATCGTTGAGCAGAAGGACTGCTCTGCTGAAGAGGCAGCGGTCTGTGAGATCAACACTGGGATTTATTGCTTTGATAACGCTAAATTATTCGCAGCACTGGAGGAAGTCACTCCAAACAATATGCAAGGCGAGTACTATTTAACGGATGTTATTGGCATTCTGCGGGAACAAGGAAATCTTGTTCTGGCATTCCAGACGGAGGATGCTACAGAATCTATCGGTGTGAATGACCGTCTGGCATTATCGGAAGCGGAAGGCTACATGCGCGAGCGCATCAACCGCAGACATATGCTCGGCGGAGTAACTATAATTGACCCGGCTTCAACCTATATTGGAGCAGAGGTCGTCATCGGGGCAGATACGGTGCTCTATCCGGGCACGGTACTGAAGGGCAAGACCGTCATCGGTGAGGATTGTGTCATCGGACCGGCCAGCGAAATTGAAGACTGCGTGATTATGGACGGTGCTGCGGTGAAGCAGTCGGTTCTGAATCAGGCACAGGTCGGCACACGGGCTACCGTTGGGCCTTTTGCATATTTGCGCCCGGGCACGGTGCTGGGCCAGGAGGTCAAGATCGGCGACTTCGTGGAGGTCAAGAATGCCACGATCGGCGACGGATCCAAGGTCTCCCACTTAAGCTATGTCGGTGATGCCGAGGTCGGCAGGAATGTCAATATCGGCTGCGGCGCGATTACCGTGAATTATGACGGGTACAATAAGTCGAAAACGGAGATCGGCGATGATGCTTTTATCGGCAGCAACGTGAATTTGGTGGCTCCGGTTACTGTGGGCAAGGGCGCCTTCGTGGTCGCAGGCTCAACCATCACGCGTTCGGTATCAGCGGATGATCTGGCGATTGCCAGAGCAAGGCAGGAGAACAAGCCGGGATACGCGGAGAAGATCCGTGCCCGCGCCAAAGCGAAGAAAGACCAGCATAGTCCATCGTAAGAGGTTCAGGCCAAACGCGCCGGACGGACTTCTTGCACATCCGCGCCGGTGCTGTTTGGACGTTAAATTCCGTCACGGAGGGTTTATATTTTATGACTTATTGTGATTCCAAACTCAAGATTTTCACCTGCAACTCCAATCCCAAGCTGGCCAGCCAGATCGCCGATTATATCGGCATTCCGATGGGCGAGTCCCATACCACCAGCTTCAGTGACGGGGAGATTCAGGTCAAGCTGTCGGAGAGCGTCCGGGGCTGTCATGTCTACATTGTGCAGTCCACCTGCGGTCCGGTGAATGACAATCTGATGGAGCTTCTGGTGATGGTGGACGCGCTTAAGCGTGCATCTGCGAAGAGCATCAATGTCGTCATTCCTTACTACGGGTATGCCCGTCAAGACCGTAAGGCCCGTTCCCGCGACCCGATTACGGCCAAGCTGGTAGCGAACCTGATTGAAAAAGCAGGTGCACACCGTGTCATTACGATGGACCTTCATGCCATGCAGATTCAAGGCTTCTTCGATATTCCGGTCGATCACCTGCTGGGTGTTCCGATTCTGGCCCAATATTTCCGTTCCAAGCAGATCCAGAACCCGGTGGTGGTATCCCCGGACCATGGCGGCGTGGTGCGGGCCAGAAAGCTCGCCGACTTCCTCAATGCCCCACTGGCGATTATCGACAAGCGGCGTCCTGAGCCTAATGTGAGTGAGGTTATGAACATCATCGGGAATATCGAAGGCAAAACAGCGATTCTGATCGATGATATTATCGATACGGCCGGTACGATTGTTCTGGGAGCCAATGCCCTAATGGAGGGCGGCGTGAAGGAAGTTTACGCGTGCTGTACACATCCTGTCTTGTCCGGTCCTGCGCATGAACGTCTGGAGAACTCTCCAATCAAGGAAATTATCGTGACGGATACCATTCCAATCCGCAGCAGCAATCCTACAAGCAAGCTCAAGGTGCTGTCTGTCGCCCCGCTGATGGGTGAAGCCATTATCCGGGTGCATGAGGAGCTGTCCATCAGCAAGCTGTTCGAAATCGAATAGACTGCGCTAAATAGAAAAAGGGTTACACCTTTCCTGATACGGAAGATGTAACCCTTGTCGGCGTGATGCGGGCGGAGCTTCGACTTAAGCCAGAAGCCTTAATAGCCCGGGCGGGAGATGAAGGTGAAGAGGCTGCGGTTATACAGTGTTCCTTGCAGCTCTACGAAGCCTTCGTCCACCGCTGTAATTACACCGATGTCTACGTGCGCGTTCCCCCTATAGACTTCAACAGGCACAGCATTTTGAATATGGTACTGGAAATGGCGCTGTAGTGTTAGAATATCGCCCTGATGTGGCATTGTCATCACCTGTCTCCGGAGAATACACTTATTGTACCAAAAACGGAACTCTTCTGCTGAAAGTAGCATATGGAAAGGATAAACCTTAATTATGAAATGGATTGTTGGACTCGGGAATCCCGGACCGCAATACGCGAAGACCCGGCATAATGTCGGCTTCATGGCGCTAGATCAGCTTGCGGCCAGAAATGGCATCACCTTTAACCAGAATAAATGCAAATCGGTGATCGGCGAAGGCGTCATCAGCGGCGTCAAGACGGTACTGATTAAACCGATGACCTTCATGAACCTGTCCGGTGAAGCCGTACGGGCGTATATGGATTATTATAAGGTACAGCTGGAGGATATGATTGTGGTCTATGACGATCTGGATACCGAGCTGGGCAAGATCCGGCTGCGCTATCAGGGCAGTGCCGGCGGGCATAACGGGATTAAATCGATTATCCAGCACACCGGCACCCAGACCTTCAACCGGGTACGCATGGGTATCTCCCGGCCGGAGCCGGGCTTCGCAATCGTCGACTATGTGCTGTCGGCATT
This region of Paenibacillus sp. FSL K6-1096 genomic DNA includes:
- the glmU gene encoding bifunctional UDP-N-acetylglucosamine diphosphorylase/glucosamine-1-phosphate N-acetyltransferase GlmU yields the protein MKRMAVVLAAGQGKRMKSKLYKVLHPVCGKPMVGHVLDTVKATGCERTVVVVGHGAEKVKAYLGQVAEYVLQETQLGTGHAVKQAKDLLGSEEGTTVVAYGDTPLITAETLKGLMALHEEQGAAVTVLTAVMEDPSGLGRIIRNEDGALMKIVEQKDCSAEEAAVCEINTGIYCFDNAKLFAALEEVTPNNMQGEYYLTDVIGILREQGNLVLAFQTEDATESIGVNDRLALSEAEGYMRERINRRHMLGGVTIIDPASTYIGAEVVIGADTVLYPGTVLKGKTVIGEDCVIGPASEIEDCVIMDGAAVKQSVLNQAQVGTRATVGPFAYLRPGTVLGQEVKIGDFVEVKNATIGDGSKVSHLSYVGDAEVGRNVNIGCGAITVNYDGYNKSKTEIGDDAFIGSNVNLVAPVTVGKGAFVVAGSTITRSVSADDLAIARARQENKPGYAEKIRARAKAKKDQHSPS
- a CDS encoding ribose-phosphate diphosphokinase, with the translated sequence MTYCDSKLKIFTCNSNPKLASQIADYIGIPMGESHTTSFSDGEIQVKLSESVRGCHVYIVQSTCGPVNDNLMELLVMVDALKRASAKSINVVIPYYGYARQDRKARSRDPITAKLVANLIEKAGAHRVITMDLHAMQIQGFFDIPVDHLLGVPILAQYFRSKQIQNPVVVSPDHGGVVRARKLADFLNAPLAIIDKRRPEPNVSEVMNIIGNIEGKTAILIDDIIDTAGTIVLGANALMEGGVKEVYACCTHPVLSGPAHERLENSPIKEIIVTDTIPIRSSNPTSKLKVLSVAPLMGEAIIRVHEELSISKLFEIE
- the pth gene encoding aminoacyl-tRNA hydrolase translates to MKWIVGLGNPGPQYAKTRHNVGFMALDQLAARNGITFNQNKCKSVIGEGVISGVKTVLIKPMTFMNLSGEAVRAYMDYYKVQLEDMIVVYDDLDTELGKIRLRYQGSAGGHNGIKSIIQHTGTQTFNRVRMGISRPEPGFAIVDYVLSAFPKKDGAKLESMITGTCDALEFSLQHTFEQTMAKFNG